The nucleotide sequence TCGACTACAACATCTTCCTGATGACGCGTGTCCGGGAGGAGACGCTCCGGTTCGGCACCCGTGCCGGGGTGCTGCGCGGGCTCTCGGTGACCGGCGGCGTGATCACCTCGGCGGGCGTCGTGCTGGCGTCGACGTTCGCCGTGCTCGGGGTTCTGCCGCTGGTGTTCCTGGCCGAACTGGGTTTCGCGGTGGCGTTCGGTGTGTTGCTGGACACCCTGATCGTCCGGACGATCCTGGTGCCGGCCCTGGCCCACGACATCGGCCGCAAGATCTGGTGGCCCTCGAAACTGGCGACCGGACCGGAGTGATGCCGGCGAGTGTGCGCACCACAGGCGATTTCACCTGCTCACCGCACACTCGACGACCATACTGGGCGGGATGACCCTCACCCCAGGTCCGGACGGCCCTGCTCCGCCGGCGCCGACGATCCGGAACGTGGCCGCCGCCGCCGGGGTGTCGAAGTCGCTGGTGTCCCTCGTCCTGCAGGGCTCTCCGCAGGTCAGCCCAGGTAAGCGCGCGCTCGTCGTGGCCGCGATCGAGGCGCTGGGCTACCGGCCCAACGCAGCTGCGCGCAGCCTCACCCAGCGCCGGACCCGCGCGGTCGGGTTGCTCATGAACGACCTGCGCAACCCGTGGTTCGTGGAGAATCTCGAAGGGCTGAACTCCACGCTCGGGGAGCACGGCCTCAGCGTCCTGCTCGGTGACGGACGGCTGGACCGGCGCGAGGACGAGCGTCTGCTGAACACCTTCATGGACATGCGCGTCGAGGGTCTGGTACTGGTCGGCACCATGCCGGAGTCCGACGCGATGCGGGAGGCCGCCTCCCGCCTACCCACCGTCGTCGTCGGCACCCGGGACTTCGATTTCCCGCTGGCCGACGTCGCCGCCCAGGACGACCGGCACGGCATCGCCCTCGCGGTCGGACACCTAATCGACCTTGGTCATCGCCGGATCGGGCATCTGTCCGGCACGGTCGGCGGTGTGCAGGAATTGCGCAGACAGTCCTACCTCGAGGTGATGACGGAGGCCGGACTGGCCACCATGATCACCATCGAGCCCACCGACATGACCGAGGACGGCGGCTACCACGCGGCGCTCCGAATGCTGGAGGGAAGCGTCCGCCCGACCGCCATCGTCGCGGCGAACGACGTGGTCTGCCTCGGTGCCCTCGGCGCCGCGCAGGAGCTGGGCCTCCGGGTCCCGCAGGATCTGTCGTTGACCGGTTACGACAACACCTACCTGGCCAAGCTCCGACATCTGTCCCTGACCAGCGTCGACATCTCCGGGCGTGACGTCGGCGCGCACGCCGCCGAGATGCTGCTCGCGCGGATCGAGCTGCCCACCCGGCCGGCCACCGAGTACCTGGCGCTGCCCACCCTCGCCGTCCGGAGCTCGACCGGTCCGCCACCCGCTGCGCCCCCCGCGCCCACTGCGCCGGCGGGGGATCACATCAACATCGGGCGAACAGGACGTTAAAGTTCTCCCGTGCCCCACCCGCCCACCGCCGAACTCAACTGGTGGCAGGCCGGGCTGCTGGCTCTGGCGTTGTTCACGCTCGCCTTCGGGCTGGCCCTGGTCCGGGCACGGTGGGCCGGGAAGGTCACGCCGTTCCTGCGGGAGGCCGGCATCGTCGCCGTGCTCTTCTCGCTCTGGCAGCGGGCCGGGCAGCTCTCGCAGCACAGCACCACCGACGCCTTCGACCGCGGTCGCTGGATCAACACCGCCGAACGATTCCTGCACCTGCCGAACGAACGGCACCTGGAGATGGGGCTCGTCGACCATCCGATGCTTGGCCAGCTGGCCAATCTGTACTACGCGGTGATGCATCTGAGCACGACCGGAGCCATGCTGTTCTGGCTGTTCTGGCGTCATCGGGACAAGTACCCCCGGGTGCGGACAGCGCTGGCGATCTTCACCGGGTTGGCCCTGCTGGTGCAGTTGATCGCCGTCGCACCACCGCGCCTGCTGCCCGAACTCGGGTTCATCGACATCGCGGTGAGGTACGGGCAGTCCGTCTACAGCGGCGGCGGGTTCAGCGCGCAGGAGCTTCTCGCCATGCCGTCGGTGCACATCGGTTGGGCGGTGATGGTGGCCGGTGCGGTGATCTACGCCAGCACCAGCCGCTTCCGCTGGCTGATCGTCCTGCACCCGTTGATCACGCTGTACGTCGTCACGGCCACCGGCAATCACTGGTGGTTCGACAGCATCGCCTCGGCGCTCCTGCTGGCGATCGTGGTCGGCGGTCAGCTCGCATGGTTCCGGTGGCGAGCCCGCCGCATCGAACCCACGGCCGCCCCGGCCGCAGCCGGCTCCGAACTCGGGTCGGTGCCGGCCGCCTCCTGAGACGAGGTCGAGGTCGCGCTGGAAGCAGGTGGGAATCTCGCGTGACCGCACACCGCAGCACGGTGCG is from Nakamurella sp. PAMC28650 and encodes:
- a CDS encoding LacI family DNA-binding transcriptional regulator — its product is MTLTPGPDGPAPPAPTIRNVAAAAGVSKSLVSLVLQGSPQVSPGKRALVVAAIEALGYRPNAAARSLTQRRTRAVGLLMNDLRNPWFVENLEGLNSTLGEHGLSVLLGDGRLDRREDERLLNTFMDMRVEGLVLVGTMPESDAMREAASRLPTVVVGTRDFDFPLADVAAQDDRHGIALAVGHLIDLGHRRIGHLSGTVGGVQELRRQSYLEVMTEAGLATMITIEPTDMTEDGGYHAALRMLEGSVRPTAIVAANDVVCLGALGAAQELGLRVPQDLSLTGYDNTYLAKLRHLSLTSVDISGRDVGAHAAEMLLARIELPTRPATEYLALPTLAVRSSTGPPPAAPPAPTAPAGDHINIGRTGR
- a CDS encoding phosphatase PAP2 family protein, producing the protein MPHPPTAELNWWQAGLLALALFTLAFGLALVRARWAGKVTPFLREAGIVAVLFSLWQRAGQLSQHSTTDAFDRGRWINTAERFLHLPNERHLEMGLVDHPMLGQLANLYYAVMHLSTTGAMLFWLFWRHRDKYPRVRTALAIFTGLALLVQLIAVAPPRLLPELGFIDIAVRYGQSVYSGGGFSAQELLAMPSVHIGWAVMVAGAVIYASTSRFRWLIVLHPLITLYVVTATGNHWWFDSIASALLLAIVVGGQLAWFRWRARRIEPTAAPAAAGSELGSVPAAS